A genome region from Actinomycetota bacterium includes the following:
- the argF gene encoding ornithine carbamoyltransferase, giving the protein MLSKDFLTYEELDKRDVDVLLAKTADMKDKLKKGYRDQPLSGKSVALVFDKPSTRTRISFEVGLFQLGAHAVVLYGQDMQLGRGETIEDTGRVISRYCDAIVIRTFEQEKLEKLAAAATVPVVNALTNQHHPCQALADMFTIFEKKKTLAGLKLAYLGDGNNVLNSLMIAAATSGMNITAACPKAFSANAKMVKTAKEIAIDTGSTVAVTEDPMVAAKQADILYTDVWVSMGDEAERGKRMDALRPYRIDEEVMSVAKVDALVMHCLPAHRGEEIDAGILDGPNSVVFDQAENRLHAQKALMNALIGKGGWR; this is encoded by the coding sequence ATGCTGAGCAAAGATTTTTTAACATACGAGGAGTTAGACAAGCGCGACGTCGACGTCCTTCTGGCCAAAACGGCCGATATGAAAGACAAGCTCAAGAAGGGATATCGCGACCAACCGCTGAGCGGGAAGAGCGTCGCTTTAGTTTTTGATAAGCCGTCGACGCGGACGCGTATATCGTTTGAGGTCGGTCTGTTTCAGCTGGGCGCCCACGCTGTTGTTCTGTACGGCCAAGACATGCAGCTGGGGCGGGGCGAGACCATTGAGGATACGGGCCGCGTGATTTCCCGGTATTGCGACGCGATCGTTATCCGTACCTTTGAGCAGGAAAAGCTGGAGAAACTGGCGGCCGCGGCCACGGTGCCGGTGGTAAACGCGCTTACCAACCAGCACCACCCCTGCCAAGCGCTGGCGGACATGTTTACCATCTTTGAGAAGAAAAAGACTTTGGCCGGCCTAAAACTGGCCTATCTGGGAGACGGTAACAACGTTTTAAACTCGCTAATGATAGCCGCGGCGACTTCGGGGATGAACATAACGGCGGCTTGTCCGAAGGCATTTTCAGCGAACGCTAAAATGGTCAAGACAGCTAAGGAAATCGCTATCGACACCGGGTCAACCGTTGCGGTAACGGAAGACCCAATGGTCGCGGCCAAACAAGCGGATATTCTGTACACGGATGTCTGGGTAAGTATGGGCGATGAAGCGGAGCGCGGGAAGCGGATGGACGCCCTGCGGCCCTATCGCATCGACGAGGAGGTCATGTCTGTCGCGAAGGTGGACGCGCTGGTCATGCACTGTTTGCCGGCGCACAGGGGAGAGGAAATCGACGCCGGCATACTGGACGGACCGAACTCGGTAGTTTTCGACCAGGCTGAAAACCGTTTGCATGCGCAGAAGGCGCTAATGAACGCATTGATCGGCAAAGGCGGATGGCGATGA
- a CDS encoding acetylornithine transaminase, with protein MKTHEVMELDKKYVMNTYARLPVVFVKGSGVKLWDTDGREYLDFVGGIGVAAIGHCHPYVVKALTEQAANLIHTSNLFYTEPTALLAEKLIDMTFPGKVFFANSGAEVNEAAIKLARKYAKDADLGSYVILTAEHSFHGRTLATLAATGQPDKHEPFKPMPAGFIHAEFNNIKSLEDAATAGLAAVMLEVVQGEGGVNVADYVYVEKAREICDQSGALLIIDEVQSGLGRTGKMFAYEHYDVDPDIVTVAKGLGGGVPIGAVIASKKVHEVFEPGDHGTTFGGSPLTAAAGLAALQAIEDEAMVDNAGTMGSYLINSLNVLRERVDCIADVRGLGLMAALELTEPATQDVVLDCLKRGLVINKTSATTLRFLPPLIVTKDDVDAMIETLQASLEALC; from the coding sequence ATGAAAACACATGAGGTTATGGAACTGGACAAGAAATATGTGATGAACACGTACGCGCGGCTGCCGGTCGTTTTTGTCAAGGGGAGCGGAGTCAAGCTGTGGGACACGGACGGACGGGAGTACCTTGATTTCGTCGGCGGCATCGGCGTAGCGGCGATCGGCCACTGCCACCCCTATGTCGTCAAAGCCTTGACCGAGCAAGCGGCCAACTTGATCCATACCAGCAATCTTTTTTATACGGAACCGACCGCGCTCTTGGCGGAGAAACTGATTGACATGACGTTTCCCGGCAAGGTGTTCTTCGCCAACAGCGGCGCCGAGGTTAATGAGGCGGCCATCAAGTTAGCGAGGAAATACGCCAAGGACGCGGATTTGGGATCTTACGTGATTCTGACGGCGGAACACTCCTTTCATGGGCGGACACTGGCAACGTTGGCCGCGACGGGACAGCCGGATAAACACGAACCGTTCAAGCCGATGCCGGCCGGGTTCATCCACGCGGAGTTCAACAACATAAAATCTTTGGAAGACGCCGCGACGGCGGGACTGGCGGCCGTGATGCTGGAAGTCGTGCAAGGGGAGGGTGGCGTTAATGTGGCCGATTACGTGTATGTGGAAAAAGCGCGTGAGATCTGCGACCAGAGCGGTGCTTTGCTCATCATTGACGAGGTTCAATCCGGCTTAGGCCGGACCGGAAAGATGTTCGCTTACGAGCATTATGACGTGGACCCAGATATTGTCACGGTCGCGAAGGGCTTAGGCGGGGGCGTGCCGATCGGCGCAGTTATCGCTTCAAAAAAAGTGCACGAGGTATTCGAGCCGGGCGACCACGGCACGACGTTCGGCGGATCTCCTCTAACCGCCGCGGCGGGATTGGCTGCGCTACAAGCGATTGAGGACGAGGCAATGGTGGACAACGCGGGGACAATGGGAAGTTACCTGATAAACAGCCTAAACGTGTTGCGGGAGCGGGTTGATTGTATAGCCGATGTTCGCGGCCTGGGGTTGATGGCCGCCTTAGAGCTCACCGAGCCGGCCACCCAGGACGTCGTGTTGGACTGTTTGAAACGAGGCCTTGTCATCAACAAGACGTCGGCAACGACGCTGCGGTTCCTGCCGCCGCTTATCGTCACCAAAGACGACGTTGACGCGATGATAGAAACCTTGCAAGCGTCGTTGGAGGCGTTATGCTGA
- a CDS encoding argininosuccinate synthase produces the protein MAEKVILAYSGGLDTSVAIPWLKENYGYDVVALAVDLNGGEDVSEALARAKRNGAAEVYGIDASEEFVNEYLARAIRANALYEDKYPLATALGRPCIVKHLVKQAAKSGAVAVAHGCTGKGNDQVRFDIGIKTLDPGLKIVAPIREWKMSREEEIEYANGKGIEITVDKDKVYSIDANLWGTAIEGGDLEDPWQEPGEKVYLMTKPVSEAPDEPAYAELGFESGLPASLNGKQMTLKEIILSLNTLAGAHGVGRLDMIENRLVGIKSREVYEAPAALSIIAAHKALEDLTMERDSLHFKRIAEQKYADLIYTGMWFSPLRQALDEFFLSLQKNVTGTIRLKFFKGNLTVAGRRSPASLYERELATYDKDDIFEHDAATGFIELWGLPLIEWAKKNKEKK, from the coding sequence ATGGCAGAAAAGGTTATTCTGGCGTATTCCGGCGGGCTTGACACATCCGTCGCCATACCCTGGCTAAAAGAGAATTATGGATATGATGTCGTGGCGTTGGCGGTCGATTTGAACGGCGGCGAAGACGTCAGCGAAGCCTTGGCGCGCGCCAAGCGCAACGGAGCGGCCGAGGTCTACGGGATCGACGCCAGCGAAGAATTCGTAAACGAGTACCTGGCCCGGGCCATTCGCGCCAATGCCTTATACGAGGACAAATATCCTCTCGCGACCGCTTTAGGCCGTCCGTGTATCGTCAAGCATCTAGTCAAGCAGGCCGCCAAGAGCGGCGCGGTGGCTGTCGCTCACGGCTGCACCGGGAAAGGCAACGACCAGGTACGCTTTGACATAGGCATCAAGACATTGGACCCCGGTTTGAAAATCGTAGCTCCGATACGCGAGTGGAAGATGTCTCGCGAGGAAGAGATCGAATACGCGAACGGGAAAGGCATAGAAATAACCGTCGATAAGGATAAGGTTTACAGCATCGACGCCAACCTCTGGGGAACCGCGATCGAAGGCGGCGACCTTGAGGATCCATGGCAGGAACCGGGCGAAAAGGTGTATCTGATGACCAAGCCTGTCAGCGAGGCGCCGGACGAACCGGCCTACGCGGAACTTGGTTTTGAGTCGGGCTTGCCGGCTTCGCTGAACGGTAAGCAAATGACGCTCAAGGAGATTATACTCAGCCTGAACACGTTGGCGGGCGCGCACGGGGTGGGGCGTTTAGACATGATAGAGAACCGTCTTGTCGGTATAAAGTCTCGAGAGGTCTACGAGGCGCCGGCGGCGTTGTCGATCATCGCCGCCCATAAGGCGCTTGAGGATTTAACAATGGAACGGGACTCCCTGCATTTTAAGCGCATCGCGGAACAGAAATACGCCGACCTGATTTATACGGGGATGTGGTTTTCACCTCTTCGCCAGGCCTTGGACGAGTTTTTCTTGAGCTTGCAGAAGAATGTGACGGGCACCATTCGGTTGAAGTTCTTCAAAGGCAACTTGACAGTCGCCGGCCGTCGCTCCCCGGCCTCCCTTTACGAACGCGAACTGGCTACATATGACAAGGACGACATCTTTGAGCACGACGCGGCGACCGGGTTCATCGAACTGTGGGGCTTACCGCTGATCGAATGGGCTAAGAAAAACAAGGAGAAAAAATGA
- the argB gene encoding acetylglutamate kinase yields MKDAMYKASVLMEALPYIKEHFGKTVVVKYGGNVMVNNELKESIASDLVLMKYVGMNPVLVHGGGPEISKFMEKSGKEVKFVDGLRVTDAETMDIVKMVLVGKVNKEIVTLINRHGRLSVGVSGDDGDLIHARKKLGKVDLGFVGEVEKIEPKIINDLVHEDFIPVVASVGIGRDGNSYNINADLVAGEVAAAISADKIIFLTDVAGLYRDFDDKSSLISELSEKECRRMVEEKHVESGMLPKLSGCLKALEGGVNRAHILDGTIPHALLLEVFTKEGVGTMII; encoded by the coding sequence GTGAAAGACGCGATGTATAAGGCTTCCGTTTTGATGGAAGCGTTGCCGTACATAAAAGAACATTTCGGCAAGACTGTCGTCGTCAAATATGGCGGGAACGTGATGGTCAATAACGAGCTAAAGGAAAGCATCGCTTCTGACCTGGTTCTTATGAAGTACGTCGGCATGAATCCGGTTCTGGTGCACGGAGGCGGGCCGGAGATAAGCAAATTCATGGAGAAGTCGGGCAAGGAAGTGAAGTTTGTGGACGGCCTGCGGGTGACCGACGCGGAAACGATGGACATCGTGAAGATGGTGCTCGTGGGCAAGGTGAACAAGGAGATTGTGACCTTGATAAACCGCCATGGTCGGCTGTCGGTAGGAGTCAGCGGAGATGACGGTGATCTGATTCACGCCCGCAAGAAACTTGGGAAAGTTGACCTGGGCTTTGTCGGAGAAGTCGAGAAGATCGAGCCGAAGATCATCAACGACCTGGTGCACGAGGATTTTATTCCGGTGGTCGCCTCCGTCGGGATCGGACGTGACGGGAACAGTTATAACATCAACGCGGACCTTGTCGCGGGCGAGGTGGCGGCGGCAATCAGCGCCGACAAGATCATCTTTCTAACGGATGTCGCGGGTTTGTATCGGGATTTTGACGACAAGAGTTCGTTGATTTCGGAACTGTCAGAGAAAGAATGCCGGCGAATGGTAGAGGAGAAACACGTTGAGTCGGGCATGCTGCCTAAACTATCGGGCTGCCTTAAAGCGCTGGAAGGCGGCGTGAACCGGGCTCACATTCTGGACGGAACGATTCCTCACGCCTTGCTGCTCGAGGTGTTTACCAAAGAGGGCGTCGGCACAATGATAATCTGA
- the argC gene encoding N-acetyl-gamma-glutamyl-phosphate reductase has product MIKAAIIGASGYTGAELMRLLGPRDDVKVILATSETYAGQAASGLYPSLDGPNDIEYSAYTGPNSANQADIVFAALPHGKSMEIVAGLAKAGKKVIDLSSDFRLPDPELYQKWYGVPHTQTDLLPEAVYGLPEINLGNIAGSSLVSNPGCYPTSAILAMAPAVKKNIVYCQDIIVNSISGVSGAGREANQKTHFCARSDSVAAYKAGGLHQHIPEMELYLSRLAGDDAKISFTPHLGPFSRGIYSTVYADLTEDISSAEIQQVYQEYYQDSVFVHVLPDGVMPELKSVVGSNYCHLGLVVDERTGRLIVASALDNLVKGAAGQAVQNMNILFGLAEDVGLKTIGLLP; this is encoded by the coding sequence ATGATTAAGGCGGCGATAATCGGAGCGTCGGGTTACACGGGAGCGGAGCTTATGCGTCTGCTCGGGCCCCGGGACGACGTCAAGGTAATCCTGGCCACTTCGGAAACATACGCGGGCCAGGCCGCATCCGGATTGTATCCTAGTCTTGACGGACCGAACGATATCGAATATTCGGCTTATACCGGGCCGAACAGCGCGAATCAGGCGGATATCGTATTCGCAGCGCTGCCGCACGGAAAGTCCATGGAGATAGTGGCCGGCCTGGCCAAGGCAGGCAAAAAAGTCATTGACCTCAGCAGTGATTTCCGTCTGCCGGATCCGGAACTCTACCAGAAATGGTACGGCGTGCCGCACACGCAGACCGACTTGTTGCCGGAGGCGGTTTACGGTTTGCCGGAAATCAATCTTGGCAATATCGCCGGCAGTTCACTGGTCAGCAATCCCGGGTGTTACCCGACGTCGGCTATTTTGGCCATGGCGCCGGCAGTTAAGAAAAACATTGTTTACTGTCAGGACATTATCGTCAACAGCATAAGCGGCGTCAGCGGCGCCGGCCGTGAAGCGAACCAAAAAACGCACTTCTGCGCCCGTTCGGACAGCGTGGCGGCGTATAAGGCCGGAGGCTTACATCAACATATACCGGAGATGGAGCTTTATTTAAGCCGGCTGGCGGGTGATGACGCGAAGATATCGTTTACTCCTCATCTAGGGCCGTTCTCACGCGGTATTTACTCGACCGTGTATGCCGACTTGACCGAGGATATATCCTCAGCGGAGATACAGCAGGTTTATCAAGAATACTATCAGGACAGCGTCTTCGTTCACGTCCTGCCGGACGGGGTAATGCCGGAGTTGAAATCGGTCGTCGGTTCGAACTATTGCCATCTTGGTTTGGTCGTTGACGAGCGTACCGGCCGGTTAATCGTTGCCTCCGCCCTGGACAATCTGGTGAAAGGCGCGGCCGGGCAGGCGGTTCAGAACATGAATATATTGTTCGGCCTGGCCGAAGACGTTGGCTTGAAAACAATAGGACTCCTGCCATGA
- the argR gene encoding arginine repressor gives MREKTARQAAMLKVIETRQVETQEDLAEELKKAGFQTTQATLSRDLKEMGVGKTRSKVGKLVYATGAVQSQAWPALRRMAQDLVSEVKRAGNLVIVKTLPGYASGVATAVDNLGDKTILGSVAGDDTILVITSDEASGQAFAKSLAVKGV, from the coding sequence ATGAGGGAGAAAACGGCTCGCCAGGCAGCCATGCTTAAAGTCATAGAAACGCGTCAGGTAGAGACGCAAGAGGACCTGGCGGAGGAGCTAAAGAAAGCGGGTTTCCAGACGACGCAAGCGACTTTGTCGCGTGACCTAAAAGAGATGGGCGTCGGCAAGACACGATCGAAAGTCGGCAAACTGGTCTACGCGACGGGTGCGGTGCAGTCCCAGGCCTGGCCGGCCTTGCGGCGCATGGCGCAGGATCTTGTTAGCGAGGTAAAGCGCGCGGGCAACCTGGTTATTGTAAAAACACTGCCCGGGTACGCCTCCGGAGTCGCCACAGCGGTCGATAACCTTGGCGACAAAACGATCCTGGGGAGCGTGGCCGGCGATGATACAATACTTGTCATAACGTCTGACGAGGCCAGCGGGCAGGCTTTTGCCAAGAGCCTGGCCGTGAAAGGAGTTTAA
- the argJ gene encoding bifunctional glutamate N-acetyltransferase/amino-acid acetyltransferase ArgJ: MIAVKSVKGGVTAPLGFKAAGVVCGIKKSGLPDMAVVVADPPAKAGCMFTTNAVKAAPVVVSMENCGEKHIAAIIINSGNANACTGDKGLSDAREMCAQAADIVGVKENKILVASTGIIGIPLPMEAVKKGIKAAMAKATVKGGAAAAKAIMTTDKQPKEAAVEVAIGKKTVRIGGMAKGAGMIAPNMATMIAVITTDADICAKALDQSVREAVDVSFHCISIDGDMSTNDTVNVLANGAAGNTHILQNTSGHELFTAGLTEVMFKLAEMMVRDGEAATKFVKIAVDGAGCQADAKAVAMAIADSLLVKCALFGEDANWGRIAAAAGAAGVDFDPRRLEISLDSEPIMRGGEGVVFCVETIKKIMKSGDIEINLNLNAGQDRATVLTTDLSVGYVKFNAHYRT; the protein is encoded by the coding sequence ATGATCGCCGTGAAGAGCGTCAAAGGCGGTGTGACGGCTCCGCTGGGGTTCAAAGCCGCCGGCGTGGTCTGCGGGATCAAAAAAAGCGGCTTGCCGGATATGGCCGTCGTCGTTGCCGATCCTCCGGCCAAAGCCGGATGCATGTTTACCACGAACGCGGTTAAGGCGGCTCCGGTCGTTGTCTCCATGGAGAACTGCGGGGAGAAGCATATCGCAGCGATTATCATCAACAGCGGAAACGCGAACGCTTGCACCGGAGACAAGGGCTTAAGCGACGCGCGCGAAATGTGCGCCCAGGCTGCTGATATCGTCGGGGTCAAGGAGAATAAGATACTCGTTGCCTCGACCGGGATCATCGGCATACCGCTGCCGATGGAGGCCGTTAAAAAGGGTATCAAGGCGGCCATGGCCAAAGCGACAGTCAAGGGCGGCGCGGCGGCCGCAAAGGCGATAATGACGACTGATAAACAACCCAAGGAAGCGGCGGTTGAGGTAGCCATCGGCAAGAAAACCGTCCGCATAGGGGGTATGGCCAAAGGGGCCGGCATGATCGCTCCGAACATGGCGACCATGATCGCCGTCATAACCACCGACGCCGATATCTGTGCGAAAGCTTTGGACCAATCGGTCCGGGAAGCCGTCGACGTTTCGTTCCATTGTATTTCCATAGACGGGGATATGAGCACGAACGATACGGTTAATGTCCTGGCAAACGGCGCGGCCGGCAACACCCATATTCTGCAAAACACGTCAGGCCATGAGTTGTTCACGGCCGGGTTGACTGAAGTAATGTTCAAGCTGGCAGAAATGATGGTGCGGGACGGTGAAGCGGCGACCAAGTTCGTGAAGATCGCGGTCGACGGAGCCGGCTGTCAGGCGGACGCCAAGGCGGTCGCCATGGCCATAGCCGATTCTCTACTGGTAAAATGCGCGCTATTTGGCGAAGACGCCAATTGGGGCCGGATAGCCGCGGCAGCCGGCGCGGCGGGCGTCGATTTCGACCCGCGGCGGTTGGAAATAAGCCTCGATAGCGAGCCGATAATGCGCGGCGGCGAAGGCGTTGTTTTCTGCGTCGAAACGATCAAAAAGATTATGAAGAGCGGGGATATAGAAATCAACCTAAATCTTAACGCGGGACAGGACCGGGCGACGGTTTTGACAACCGACTTGTCGGTCGGATACGTGAAGTTCAACGCCCACTACCGCACCTGA